One stretch of Maylandia zebra isolate NMK-2024a linkage group LG13, Mzebra_GT3a, whole genome shotgun sequence DNA includes these proteins:
- the LOC143421803 gene encoding uncharacterized protein LOC143421803, with protein MPAQKNMLVFVALFSLLRLAQCQKLPSFDLLEEFHVPDSRGVRRVDGSQPEAVAYRINPSIHLQKSMSDVYPDGLPSDYSVIATFRATKDTAKESWNLWQISDPEGQEQVGLRFQGDTRSLDFFFTSPHGSQMLRTFHGVEKVFDGEWHKVGLSVKGSQVKLLIDCEEIRVESIDEPRPIIHQGYTSIVKRAAGDRSVSVDLQQMEVSCDPEKAYSEGCCELSSVCGGYAVIGLTGGRPSCKCMHGQPGIQGAPGPKGHRGLPGEDGDPGRPGNWGIRGNTGDYGNIGEPGPKGEEGIKGEKGMRGPWGQVGDRGPKGLKGLKGATGFTGIQGPPGDIGETGKSGEAGIKGIRGYEGIPGFQGVKGEKGASGATGRPGLRGKQGIVGDPGERGTPGLKGGPGIQGPVGRAGTIGPKGIIGDPGLPGRDGDPGIEAYQGPQGLSGKLGQSGAKGEKGTLGPPGEIGPRGQTGPRGYKGSAGKPGRPGFIGPPGPTGHVGMPGKRGPKGDTGIQGIKGVKGVQGEQGVKGPAGQVGDRGKQGPRGGRGKRGPAGPPGRSGPVGVKGVRGELGPDGFQGPPGPPGPTLPAQHVIEVCKKVVLEQMSMFANSVKRTCAAVCPLYGDVPMGAPGPPGQKGPPGPPGDPGNHGTEGEVGPPGFYGEAGEAGRKGEAGDRGEQGDKGAKGYGLPGNTGDPGPKGQRGRPGRAFNGQPGRQGQRGHTGRPGLRGHPGLRGPPGVCVTSGCAQLNSTGGTPQPAERRLRNQP; from the exons atgccaGCTCAGAAAAATATGCTGGTGTTTGTggctctcttttctcttttgcgACTGGCCCAGTGTCAAAAGTTGCCAA GTTTTGACTTACTGGAGGAGTTTCATGTGCCTGACTCAAGAGGAGTGAGGAGGGTGGACGGCTCTCAACCTGAAGCAGTGGCCTACCGTATCAACCCCTCCATCCATCTACAGAAGTCCATGAG CGACGTGTACCCAGATGGACTTCCCTCCGACTACTCGGTCATTGCAACATTTAGGGCGACCAAAGACACTGCCAAGGAGTCCTGGAACCTGTGGCAGATCAGTGACCCTGAGGGACAAGAGCAGGTTGGCCTTCGGTTCCAGGGTGATACACGTTCCTTAGACTTCTTCTTCACAAGCCCCCATGGGAGCCAGATGCTGAGGACCTTCCATGGTGTGGAGAAGGTCTTTGATGGAGAGTGGCACAAGGTAGGACTGAGTGTGAAGGGCAGCCAGGTGAAACTGCTGATAGACTGTGAAGAGATCAGAGTGGAGTCCATTGATGAGCCAAGGCCAATCATCCACCAAGGATATACCTCCATTGTAAAGCGTGCTGCAGGAGATCGCTCTGTGTCT GTGGATTTACAGCAGATGGAAGTGTCATGTGACCCAGAAAAGGCCTATTCAGAAGGTTGCTGTGAGCTCTCGAGCGTG TGTGGAGGATATGCAGTGATCGGCCTCACAGGGGGAAGACCCTCTTGCAAATGTATGCATGGGCAGCCTGGCATCCAGGGCGCTCCAGGACCAAAG GGTCATAGAGGCCTTCCGGGAGAGGATGGAGACCCAGGGAGACCAGGGAACTGG GGCATAAGGGGGAACACAGGAGATTATGGCAACATTGGCGAACCAGGCCCAAAG GGTGAAGAAGGAATCAAAGGCGAGAAAGGAATGAGAGGACCCTGGGGCCAAGTG GGAGACAGAGGTCCCAAAGGGCTGAAAGGATTAAAAGGGGCAACGGGCTTTACG GGAATTCAAGGACCACCTGGAGACATTGGAGAGACTGGAAAATCGGGAGAAGCT GGTATTAAAGGCATCAGAGGATATGAAGGGATTCCTGGGTTTCAAGGAGTTAAG ggtgAAAAAGGGGCTTCTGGTGCAACAGGGCGACCTGGGCTTAGAGGAAAGCAG GGCATTGTGGGAGATCCTGGAGAAAGGGGAACTCCTGGACTGAAGGGGGGACCT GGAATTCAAGGACCTGTGGGCAGAGCTGGCACCATAGGACCAAAG GGCATTATTGGAGATCCGGGCTTACCTGGCAGAGATGGTGATCCAGGAATAGAG GCTTATCAAGGACCACAGGGCCTCAGCGGAAAACTTGGACAAAGTGGAGCAAAG GGGGAGAAAGGCACCCTGGGGCCACCAGGAGAAATAGGTCCCAGAGGGCAAACT GGCCCCAGAGGTTACAAgggttctgcaggaaagccaggAAGACCTGGATTTATTGGCCCACCTGGGCCCACT GGACATGTGGGCATGCCTGGAAAACGAGGGCCCAAG GGTGACACGGGAATCCAGGGTATTAAAGGAGTTAAAGGTGTACAG ggagaACAAGGAGTTAAGGGCCCAGCAGGACAG GTTGGAGACAGGGGTAAGCAGGGTCCTCGGGGAGGACGAGGGAAGCGCGGGCCTGCAGGCCCACCTGGACGTTCAGGTCCTGTCGGAGTCAAGGGTGTTCGAGGTGAACTTGGACCAGATGGTTTTCAGGGGCCGCCGGGTCCCCCA GGTCCGACCCTCCCTGCTCAACACGTGATTGAGGTTTGTAAGAAAGTGGTCCTGGAGCAGATGTCCATGTTTGCCAACTCAGTGAAGAGGACATGTGCTGCTGTCTGTCCTCTGTACGGGGATGTTCCCATGGGTGCCCCTGGTCCCCCTGGACAGAAAGGACCCCCCGGACCACCT GGGGATCCTGGTAATCATGGCACGGAAGGAGAAGTGGGCCCACCGGGATTCTACggagaagctggagaagcaGGCCGAAAAGGAGAAGCAG GTGACAGAGGAGAGCAAGGTGATAAAGGAGCCAAGGGTTACGGCCTGCCTGGTAATACTGGAGACCCTGGACCAAAGG GTCAGCGTGGACGTCCTGGCAGAGCCTTCAATGGCCAGCCTGGAAGGCAGGGTCAAAGGGGGCATACGGGCCGGCCTGGGCTCAGGGGCCATCCGGGTCTTAGAGGACCTCCAGGTGTGTGCGTCACCTCTGGGTGTGCTCAGCTGAACTCCACTGGTGGGACACCGCAGCCAGCAGAGCGAAGGTTGAGGAATCAGCCATAG